ATAACGCGTGCTGGACTGCGTTGGACTCGTTGTCAATCGGCAAAGCTATTGACTGCCTCGTCCATCTTGCCAGCCCACGTTATGAGGCAAACGCACCTCACCCTATTGATGAAATGAGTTCTAAATGGCGCATACCATGTATTCGCGGTTTGGCAAGATCAGTTTCCCTGCATGGCTACAATTATACATTCCCAATTTGCCCGCCTGCCCTTGCTTTATCATTCAGACAGCAGGCTAAGCAATTCGATCACTAGCCCGGTCGATTGTGTGGCAAGGTCTGAGACATGAAAGATCAGCAATAATGAGAGATGAAAAAATAAGATCAACTGAGCACTGGATAAACACCGAAGCAGGCCAACTGTATGCCTGTAGCTGGCAGCCGACAAACAATGAAGGCCATGACAACAAGCCGCCGATTTTGCTACTGCATGATTCCCTGGGCTGCGTAGCATTATGGCGTAGCTTTCCCGCCCTGCTGTCTGAGCACGGCGGCAGGCAAGTTATCGCTTACGACAGGCTGGGCTTTGGACAATCGGATGCGCGTGATGATGTGTTGAGCCTGGATTTTATCGCGCAGGAAGCGGCAACTTCCTTGCCCCTTCTGCAAAGCCACTTTGGCTTTGAGCGCTTTGCGGTCATGGGGCATAGCGTAGGCGGTGGCATGGCGGTGCATTTTGCAGCTCTGTACGCCGACATCTGCGATGCCCTGATCACCGAATCTGCACAGGCCCTGGTCGAAGACAAAACACGGGCTGGCCTTATCGAAGCGCAACAGCAGTTCCAGCAGCCAGGCGCATTAGACCGCCTGCGCCGCTACCACGGCGACAAGGCCGCATGGGTGCTCAATGCCTGGATCAATACCTGGCTGTCGCCCGCCTTCGCCAATTGGTCACTGCGCGATGTGCTGCCACAGGTAAGATGCCCTGCCCTGGTATTGCATGGTGAGCATGACGAATATGGATCAAGCGCGCACCCTGAGCAGATCGCCGGGCTGACAACTGGCCCTGCACAACTGGAGATCATCGCTGGCGCGCACCATGTGCCGCACAGGGAACAGGAAGACTGGGTGATAAAAAGAGTCTGCCAGTTCCTTGCCAGCTTAAAGTAAGTTAAACAGCGTAGCCGCCACTCAACACCGTCGCCTAAAATTCATCCCACTCATCATCTGGCTTACTCGCTGTCTTGGGTGCACCCACCCTTGGTGCTGGCTTATTAACAGCAGTGACAGACCTGTTGGCGGGTTTTGGTCCAGTTGCGACCCTTGCTGAACTGGCCTGTGGCTTGCTGGTGGCTGCCTGGGCATCGTCGAGCTTGAACATGCTGATGATTTTCGACAGGTGTTCGGCCTGTTCCTGCAGGCTCTCAGCCGCAGCGGCGGCTTCTTCGACGAGGGCAGCGTTTTGCTGCGTCATTTCATCCATCTGGGTCACGGCGCGGTTGACCTCTTCTATGCCTGAGCTTTGTTCCTGGCTGGCGGCGGTGATCTCACTCATGATGTCGGCCACCTGCTTGACCGAGGTGACAATCTCGCCCATGGTCTGGCCTGCTTCATCGACCAGGCGTGCACCGGAATCAACCTTGCCTACCGAGTCATCAATGAGGGATTTGATTTCCTTCGCGGCAGTGGCTGAGCGTTGCGCCAGGTTGCGCACCTCGGATGCAACCACCGCAAAACCACGCCCCTGCTCGCCAGCACGAGCTGCTTCTACCGCTGCATTCAAAGCCAGGATATTGGTCTGGAAGGCGATGCCATCAATGACGCTGATGATATCAACTATCTTGCTGGAGCTGTCCTTGATCGACACCATGGTAGAGACGACTTGCGAGACCACTTCACCGCCCTTGCCTGCCACATTGGCAGCAGACGCAGCAAGTTGATTGGCCTGGCGCGCATTGTCGGCATTTTGCCTGACGGTAGAGGTCAATTCTTCCATCGAAGAAGCAGTTTCTTCGAGTGAGCTGGCCTGGCTTTCAGTGCGGGCAGACAGGTCAGCATTGCCTGCGGCAATCTCGCCAGAGGCCAGCCTGACCGAGCCGCTGGTGGCGCGTATGTCTATCAGCACCGCCGCGATCTTGTCGACAAAGCGGTTGAAGGCCTCGCTGATCT
This is a stretch of genomic DNA from Undibacterium sp. KW1. It encodes these proteins:
- a CDS encoding alpha/beta fold hydrolase, which gives rise to MRDEKIRSTEHWINTEAGQLYACSWQPTNNEGHDNKPPILLLHDSLGCVALWRSFPALLSEHGGRQVIAYDRLGFGQSDARDDVLSLDFIAQEAATSLPLLQSHFGFERFAVMGHSVGGGMAVHFAALYADICDALITESAQALVEDKTRAGLIEAQQQFQQPGALDRLRRYHGDKAAWVLNAWINTWLSPAFANWSLRDVLPQVRCPALVLHGEHDEYGSSAHPEQIAGLTTGPAQLEIIAGAHHVPHREQEDWVIKRVCQFLASLK